A stretch of bacterium DNA encodes these proteins:
- a CDS encoding 2-C-methyl-D-erythritol 4-phosphate cytidylyltransferase, whose amino-acid sequence MKEGWDVTDDASLLEQMGHSVRLVEGDERNFKVTTLDDLELLRMIIQAGGHDAETR is encoded by the coding sequence CTGAAGGAGGGCTGGGATGTGACCGACGACGCCTCCCTCCTGGAGCAGATGGGCCACAGTGTCCGCCTTGTTGAAGGGGACGAGAGGAATTTTAAAGTCACCACTCTGGATGATCTTGAGTTGCTGAGAATGATCATCCAGGCAGGCGGACATGACGCGGAGACACGGTGA
- the ispF gene encoding 2-C-methyl-D-erythritol 2,4-cyclodiphosphate synthase: protein MAANPRVGIGYDSHRLVQGRRLILGGTEIHHPTGLLGHSDADVLAHALMDALLGAAALGDIGQHFPDTDPAFEGADSLELLKKVLVILEKDGFEPVNADITILAEQPKIAPYIGQMIVNLEAAGMPAGSVNIKATCGEGMGFIGRQEGIACLAVALIKRID from the coding sequence ATGGCCGCAAATCCCAGAGTTGGTATCGGTTATGACTCGCACAGACTTGTCCAGGGCCGCAGGCTCATCCTCGGGGGAACGGAGATCCATCACCCCACCGGGCTTCTGGGCCACTCCGACGCCGACGTCCTGGCCCACGCCCTCATGGATGCTCTGTTAGGTGCTGCCGCCCTGGGCGACATAGGCCAGCACTTTCCCGACACGGACCCGGCCTTTGAAGGGGCCGATAGCCTGGAGCTCTTAAAGAAAGTTCTCGTTATCCTCGAAAAGGACGGGTTCGAGCCGGTGAACGCCGACATCACCATCCTGGCCGAACAGCCGAAGATCGCGCCCTACATCGGGCAGATGATCGTCAACCTGGAGGCCGCCGGGATGCCTGCAGGAAGTGTGAACATCAAAGCCACTTGCGGTGAAGGGATGGGGTTCATCGGCAGACAGGAAGGAATCGCCTGTCTGGCTGTTGCTCTTATCAAGCGAATTGATTAA